The following proteins are co-located in the Oncorhynchus keta strain PuntledgeMale-10-30-2019 unplaced genomic scaffold, Oket_V2 Un_contig_23564_pilon_pilon, whole genome shotgun sequence genome:
- the LOC118379264 gene encoding pleckstrin homology domain-containing family O member 1-like, which produces MVEDENLLSHLTRDRAKIPHTRRLPTRGHIMAVASTSTSDGMLTLDLIQEEDSPSTDGQDTCDKSFRANLDKSTQLDCVRSKTEGAISSICLTPPTEVTGKSQSLPRDTGVTWDDKQQLQSPMGKSCTPQPGKRLTPAEKSRCASMDEILSHSGTQATKPRTSIPRSATSAPPGNLPPISQLQDLIAQKLERTQELLMQVQGAKGEEVERGKGKGKDSPGSKGSKGSSDGARAEAERLLKEAASTWGQAKDVLEEVKELRALYRQLDSLPTTPASLSPLTPSNSCKQTDYRKSMM; this is translated from the exons ATGGTTGAGGATGAAAACCTTCTGTCCCACCTCACACGGGACAGGGCTAAGATCCCTCACACACGGCGCCTGCCTACACGAGGACACATCATGGCTGTG GCCTCCACTTCTACCTCTGACGGCATGTTGACCCTTGACCTGATCCAGGAGGAGGACAGCCCCAGCACAGACGGCCAGGACACCTGTGACAAGAGCTTCCGGGCCAACCTGGACAAATCCACTCAGCTCGACTGCGTCAGGTCCAAAACAGAGGGTGCCATCAGTAGCATCTGTCTAACGCCTCCCACAGAGGTCACTGGGAAGTCCCAGAGCCTGCCGCGCGATACCGGGGTCACCTGGGACGATAAACAGCAACTTCAGAGCCCGATGGGGAAGTCCTGCACTCCTCAGCCAGGCAAGAGGCTCACACCGGCCGAGAAAAGCCGCTGCGCCTCCATGGACGAGATCCTCTCACACTCCGGGACACAGGCCACCAAACCCAGGACATCCATCCCCCGCTCTGCCACCTCTGCCCCCCCGGGCAACCTGCCGCCCATCAGCCAGCTGCAGGACCTAATCGCTCAGAAGCTGGAGAGAACTCAGGAGCTGTTGATGCAGGTGCAAGGGGcgaagggggaggaggtggagcgGGGGAAGGGGAAAGGGAAGGACTCGCCAGGTTCCAAGGGCTCCAAGGGTTCCTCGGACGGGGCCCGGGCGGAGGCAGAGAGGCTGCTGAAGGAGGCAGCGTCCACATGGGGTCAGGCCAAGGATGTTCTAGAGGAGGTGAAGGAGCTGAGGGCGCTCTACCGTCAGCTGGACTCGCTGCCCaccacccctgcctccctctcacccctcacaCCCTCCAACAGCTGCAAGCAGACTGACTACAGGAAGAGCATGATGTGA